Genomic window (Planctomycetia bacterium):
TAGTTCACGTTATCAAAAAAGCCTGCAGGTTGGTGCTGCAGGCTTTTCTAAATTCAAGTGGATTCTATCGTCCCCACAGCTCCGCGCCAAACCTCGCGGCACTTCCCAGATCATCTTCAATCCGCAGCAACTGGTTATATTTGGCGGTTCTATCTGTGCGGCTGGGTGCGCCGGTCTTGATCTGGCCGGCATTGGTAGCCACTGCAAGGTCGGCTATGGTAGTATCTTCGGTTTCGCCACTTCGATGGCTGCTGATTACGCCAAAGCTGTGTCGTTTGGCCAGTTCAATGGCTTCCAGAGTTTCGGTCAGGGTTCCGATCTGGTTCACCTTCACCAGGATGGCATTGGCGCTCTTCTCTTTGATGCCTCGTGCCAGCCGCTGCGGATTGGTGACGAACAGATCGTCGCCCACTAACTGAATCCGGCTGCCCAGTTTGCTGGTGAGTTTCTGCCAGCCTGTCCAGTCGTCTTCCGCCAGGCCGTCTTCAATGCTGCAGATGGGGAACTTGTCGCAGAGTTTCACCCAGAAATCAATCATTTCATCCGTGCTAATGACCTTGTCGGGTGCGCTCTTAAAGAAGCAGTAACCGGCCTTGCCCTTTTTCTTCGCTTCTTCAAACAGTTCTGTAGTAGCAGGGTCAAGTGCGAACTGAATCTGGTCACCCAGCTTATATCCTGCCTTCTCGGTGGCAACACTCAGCACTTCGAGTGCTTCTTCATTGGTTTTCAGGTTAGGGGCAAAGCCACCTTCATCACCTACGGCTGTTGAGTAGCCACGATCTTTCAAAACGTTCTTGAGATGATGGAAGATTTCCGTGCCCCAGCGAAGTGCTTCGCTGAAACTGCGGGCACCCAGCGGCATCACCATGAATTCCTGCAGATCGACGTTGTTGTCAGCGTGCTTGCCACCGTTCACCACGTTCATCATGGGGACGGGCAGCACGCGGGCGTTGGCACCACCCAGGTAGCGGTACAGGGGTATGTTCAGTGCATCAGCGGCGGCGTGGGCTGTTGCCAGCGACACACCCAGGATGGCATTAGCGCCGTACTTGCCCTTATTCGGTGTGCCATCGGCTTGCAGCATCTGCTGATCGATTGCAGTCTGGTCGAAAGCA
Coding sequences:
- the eno gene encoding phosphopyruvate hydratase, which translates into the protein MSICTAIQHVHAREILDSRGNPTLEVEIKLQGGAFGRAAVPSGASTGEHEAVELRDTSDKKRYLGKSVQTAVKNVNTILGPSLVGKNAFDQTAIDQQMLQADGTPNKGKYGANAILGVSLATAHAAADALNIPLYRYLGGANARVLPVPMMNVVNGGKHADNNVDLQEFMVMPLGARSFSEALRWGTEIFHHLKNVLKDRGYSTAVGDEGGFAPNLKTNEEALEVLSVATEKAGYKLGDQIQFALDPATTELFEEAKKKGKAGYCFFKSAPDKVISTDEMIDFWVKLCDKFPICSIEDGLAEDDWTGWQKLTSKLGSRIQLVGDDLFVTNPQRLARGIKEKSANAILVKVNQIGTLTETLEAIELAKRHSFGVISSHRSGETEDTTIADLAVATNAGQIKTGAPSRTDRTAKYNQLLRIEDDLGSAARFGAELWGR